A segment of the Streptomyces diastaticus subsp. diastaticus genome:
CGAGCGAGGTGACGGACTTGCCGCAGCCGGACTCGCCGACCAGGCCCACGACCTGGCCCTGGTCGACGTCGAAGGAGACGCCGTCCACGGCCCGCACGTCACGCCGGCCGCGGCCGGTGAAGGTGATGGACAGTTCGTCCACGGAGAGCAGGGGCATGGTCAACCTCGCAGCTTCGGGTCGAGGGCTTCGCGCATCGCCTCGCCGAGCAGGGTGAAGCCGAGTGCCGTGATGATGATGGCCAGGGCCGGGTAGACCGCCATCATCGGCGCGGAGTCGGCGTAGTTCTGCGCCTGGGTGAGCATGACGCCCCATTCGGGGTTCTTGGCGCTGTCCGGGTTGCCGAGGCCCAGGAAGGACAGGGCCGCCGCCTCGATGATGGCGGTGGCCAGCGACAGGGTCGCCTGGACGATCACCGGGCTCAGCGAGTTCGGCATGATCTGGGTCAGGACGATGCGCCGCTTGCGGATGCCCAGCGAGTGGGCGGCCAGCACGTAGTCGGAACCGCCCTGGACCAGCATCGCGCCACGCAGCAGGCGGGCGAAGACCGGGATCTGGACGACACCGATGGCGATCATCACGGTCGTCATGGACTGGCCCAGCACGGCGGCCACCGAGACGGCGAGCAGCAGCGAGGGCAGCGCCAGCATGATGTCGATGCAGCGCATGATGACGGAGTCGATGCGCTGGCCGACCCGTCCGCCGAGGGTGGCGCAGGCGCCGGAGAGGCTGCCGATGACGGCGCCGACGCTGAGGCCGATCAGGGTGGAGACGACACCCAGGAGCAGGGTCTGCCGGGCGCCGACGAGCATCCGCGAGAAGATGTCGCGGCCCAGGTGGTCCAGGCCGAACCAGTTCTCGGCGCGGGCGCCGACGAACTCGGCGCGGTTGACGAAGACCTCGCCGCGCCACTGCTGTCCGGGGGCGTAGGGCGCGACCCACGGCCCGACGATGGCGAGGACCAGGAAGACCGCGATGATCACGGCTCCGACCAGCGCCATCTTGCTGGCCCGCAGTCGCTTGAGGGCTTCCCTCCAGAGGCTGGCGCCGCTGGAGCTCTCCTGCTGGGCCGTGAGTTCCGCGAGGCGGTCGATCTTGTCGGTCTTGGTGCTCATGTCAGTGCACCCGCACTCTCGGGTCGATCAGGCTGTAGGCGAGGTCGACCAGCAGGTTGATCAGGACGTACGCCATCGCGATGAACATGATGAAGCCGACGAGGACCGGATAGTCCCGGCCGTCGATCGCGGTCCGGATGAAGGAGCCGATGCCGCCGAAGGTGAAGACCGACTCGGTGAGCACCGCGCCCGACAGGAGGGAGCCGGTGAGCAGGCCGACCGAGGTGATGACGGGCAGCAGCGCGTTGCGCAGGACGTGGCGGGTGCGGACGACGCCCTTGCGCAGGCCCTTGGACTCGGCGGTGCGGACGTAGTCCTCGCCGAGCACCTCCAGGACGCTGGCCCGGGTCATGCGCACGATGACCGCCACCGGGATGGAGGCCAGCGCGATGGCGGGCAGGATGAGGTGGCTGAGCGCGTCCCAGGTCGCGTCGAACTCGCCCGTGAGCAGGCCGTCGAGGACGGCCAGTCCGGTCACTTCCGTGGCGTTGATCCCGGTGGTCAGCCGCCCGTAGCTGGGGAACCAGCCGAGGTTGACCGAGAAGACCGTCCGCAGCATGAAGGCGAGGAAGAAGACCGGGATGCAGATGCCGATCAGGGAACTGGAGACGGCGGCGACGTCGAGCCAGCCGCCGCGCCGCTTGGCGGCGAAG
Coding sequences within it:
- a CDS encoding ABC transporter permease codes for the protein MSTKTDKIDRLAELTAQQESSSGASLWREALKRLRASKMALVGAVIIAVFLVLAIVGPWVAPYAPGQQWRGEVFVNRAEFVGARAENWFGLDHLGRDIFSRMLVGARQTLLLGVVSTLIGLSVGAVIGSLSGACATLGGRVGQRIDSVIMRCIDIMLALPSLLLAVSVAAVLGQSMTTVMIAIGVVQIPVFARLLRGAMLVQGGSDYVLAAHSLGIRKRRIVLTQIMPNSLSPVIVQATLSLATAIIEAAALSFLGLGNPDSAKNPEWGVMLTQAQNYADSAPMMAVYPALAIIITALGFTLLGEAMREALDPKLRG
- a CDS encoding ABC transporter permease, giving the protein MLRFVVRRLLQLIPTLLGLSVLLFIWLNRLPGGPASAILGEKATEAEVARINRALGLDQPVYVQYGRFIKRLIEGDLGTSTQTGQPVMDEFLLRFPATVELSLMAILLAVAVGVPLGYFAAKRRGGWLDVAAVSSSLIGICIPVFFLAFMLRTVFSVNLGWFPSYGRLTTGINATEVTGLAVLDGLLTGEFDATWDALSHLILPAIALASIPVAVIVRMTRASVLEVLGEDYVRTAESKGLRKGVVRTRHVLRNALLPVITSVGLLTGSLLSGAVLTESVFTFGGIGSFIRTAIDGRDYPVLVGFIMFIAMAYVLINLLVDLAYSLIDPRVRVH